One Thermithiobacillus plumbiphilus genomic region harbors:
- the treY gene encoding malto-oligosyltrehalose synthase encodes MTEKQPDQTLDQGIDGLCRPERLPTSTYRLQLTPQFGFAQARAALEYIAALGVSEIYTSPYLQAREGSTHGYDVIDHNRINEELGGESAYEAFTDEIRRLGMGHVLDMVPNHMAIATNENTWWQDVLQNGESSIHADYFDIDWHPLKPGVQGRVLLPILGDMYGNVLERGELQLERQGGAFFIRYYEKLLPVAPKSVIPILEKTVETLAINSPEDDQYLDGQELQSIITALRNLPSRDERDPSRIEERNREKEVIRRRLDTLFEQSATIRSAVDRVVAEYNGRPGDPHSFDLLDCLLGEQSYRLSFWKVATEEINYRRFFDVNDLAALRMEDPRVFQATHAHILNLIAAGRITGLRLDHTDGLYAPRAYFQRLQLERCRQLHGGDDPAFMKRMQERLEEEQVPRIPRPLYLLVEKILEPGEHLPTRWAIHGTTGYDFLNAVGGLWVDRKAERSLSATYRRFTGVTESYEDIVYRSKKQIMRGSLASEIAVLAHALKRLAENNRRSQDYTLTSLTAVIIETIACFPVYRTYLEENGRREEHDDEYIEQAIEAAKLRNPGINTSIFNYLRDMLLLRFPDNVEDVQRQEQIRFALKFQQVTSPVMAKGVEDTTFYVYNRLVSLNEVGGDPGIFGTSPAEFHAGNLERLRIWPLSMTSTATHDTKRGEDMRARISVLSEMPADWRGLVTHWNRINRNAKREVQGQPVPSNNDEYLFYQTLLGAWPMEGFDGNSPDYESFVERIDAYMLKAVREAKRRTGWITPNEAYEQALQQFVQKVLKNPRGRFVQSMQTVVRRLASYGACNSLSQLLLKMVTPGVPDCYQGSELWDLNLVDPDNRRPADFERRRQLLQEIQAGLTDRRALARNLLERFEDGAIKLYVISTVLNFRREHPDLFLFGDYQPIRTGEHVLALERIHGSERIIAVVPRFALKLTEGEAAWPLGEVWGNTVLNTPVAGRYENLLTGEQLDSSDSHGLPMAEIFAHFPLALLRHQTV; translated from the coding sequence GTGACGGAAAAACAGCCGGACCAGACACTGGATCAAGGTATCGATGGCTTATGCCGGCCCGAACGCCTGCCGACCAGCACCTACCGACTGCAACTGACACCCCAGTTTGGTTTTGCCCAGGCGCGCGCGGCACTGGAATACATCGCCGCCCTTGGCGTGAGCGAAATCTACACCTCGCCCTATCTGCAGGCCCGCGAGGGCAGCACGCATGGCTATGATGTGATCGATCACAACCGGATCAATGAGGAACTGGGCGGGGAATCTGCCTACGAGGCGTTCACGGACGAGATCCGCCGGCTGGGAATGGGGCATGTGCTGGACATGGTGCCCAATCACATGGCCATTGCCACCAATGAGAACACCTGGTGGCAGGACGTGCTGCAGAATGGCGAGAGCTCGATCCATGCCGATTACTTCGACATTGACTGGCATCCGCTCAAGCCGGGGGTGCAGGGCCGCGTGTTGCTGCCCATTCTCGGCGACATGTACGGCAATGTGCTGGAACGCGGCGAACTTCAGCTGGAACGTCAGGGCGGGGCGTTTTTCATTCGCTACTATGAAAAGCTCCTGCCGGTGGCGCCGAAGTCGGTGATTCCGATACTGGAAAAGACAGTCGAAACCCTGGCAATCAACTCGCCGGAGGACGACCAATACCTCGATGGTCAGGAACTGCAGAGCATCATCACGGCCCTCCGCAACCTGCCTTCAAGGGATGAGCGCGATCCATCCCGCATCGAGGAGCGAAACCGCGAAAAGGAGGTCATCCGCCGGCGCCTGGACACCCTGTTCGAGCAGTCGGCGACGATTCGCAGCGCCGTAGACAGGGTCGTTGCGGAATATAACGGCAGGCCCGGCGATCCACATAGTTTCGATCTGCTGGACTGCCTGCTGGGCGAGCAGAGCTACCGCCTGAGTTTCTGGAAGGTGGCGACAGAGGAGATCAATTATCGGCGTTTTTTCGATGTCAATGACCTTGCCGCACTCAGGATGGAAGACCCCCGGGTGTTCCAGGCCACGCATGCACATATCCTGAACCTGATTGCCGCCGGCAGGATCACCGGACTGCGCCTGGATCATACCGATGGCCTGTATGCGCCCCGGGCCTATTTTCAGCGTCTGCAACTCGAAAGATGCAGGCAGTTGCATGGCGGGGATGATCCAGCATTCATGAAGCGCATGCAGGAACGACTGGAAGAGGAACAGGTTCCCCGGATTCCCCGCCCATTGTATCTGCTGGTGGAAAAGATCCTGGAGCCCGGCGAGCATCTGCCAACGCGATGGGCCATTCATGGCACCACCGGTTACGATTTTCTCAATGCCGTGGGTGGGCTGTGGGTGGACCGGAAAGCCGAGCGCTCGCTCAGCGCCACCTATCGTCGCTTCACCGGCGTCACGGAAAGCTATGAAGACATCGTCTACCGCAGCAAGAAGCAGATCATGCGCGGCAGTCTGGCCAGCGAGATCGCCGTGCTGGCGCATGCCCTGAAACGGCTTGCGGAAAACAACCGGCGCTCGCAGGACTATACGCTCACCAGTCTGACGGCGGTCATCATCGAGACCATTGCCTGCTTTCCGGTATACCGGACCTATCTGGAAGAAAACGGCCGCCGCGAAGAGCACGACGACGAATACATCGAACAGGCGATCGAGGCCGCCAAGCTGCGCAATCCCGGCATCAACACCTCGATCTTCAACTATCTGCGTGACATGCTGCTGCTCCGGTTTCCGGACAATGTCGAGGATGTCCAGCGCCAGGAACAGATCCGCTTCGCACTGAAGTTCCAGCAGGTGACCAGCCCGGTGATGGCCAAGGGTGTGGAAGATACCACTTTCTATGTCTATAACCGGCTCGTGAGCCTCAATGAAGTTGGCGGTGATCCCGGGATATTTGGCACTTCTCCGGCGGAATTCCACGCCGGCAATCTTGAGCGCCTGCGGATCTGGCCGCTGTCCATGACCAGCACCGCCACCCATGACACAAAACGCGGGGAAGACATGCGGGCGCGCATCAGCGTGCTTTCGGAAATGCCCGCCGACTGGCGCGGTCTGGTCACACACTGGAACCGCATCAACCGCAATGCCAAACGCGAGGTTCAGGGCCAGCCGGTTCCCAGCAACAATGATGAATACCTGTTTTACCAAACGCTGCTGGGTGCCTGGCCCATGGAGGGCTTCGACGGCAATTCGCCCGACTATGAAAGCTTCGTCGAACGCATCGACGCCTACATGCTCAAGGCCGTGCGCGAGGCAAAGCGCCGCACCGGCTGGATCACCCCAAACGAAGCCTATGAACAGGCCCTGCAGCAATTCGTGCAGAAGGTCCTGAAAAACCCGCGTGGCCGGTTTGTGCAGAGCATGCAGACAGTGGTCAGACGACTGGCAAGCTACGGCGCCTGCAACTCCCTGTCCCAACTACTCCTGAAGATGGTGACGCCCGGCGTGCCGGACTGCTACCAGGGGAGCGAACTCTGGGATCTCAACCTGGTGGATCCGGACAACCGCAGACCCGCGGATTTCGAGCGTCGCAGACAGCTCCTGCAGGAAATCCAGGCAGGTCTGACGGACCGGCGCGCGCTGGCCCGAAACCTGCTGGAGCGTTTCGAGGACGGCGCAATCAAGCTGTATGTCATCAGTACGGTGCTCAACTTCCGGCGCGAGCATCCGGATCTGTTCCTGTTTGGTGACTATCAGCCGATCCGTACGGGTGAGCATGTCCTGGCGCTGGAACGCATCCATGGCTCCGAACGCATCATTGCCGTGGTGCCCCGCTTTGCCTTGAAGCTCACGGAAGGCGAAGCGGCCTGGCCGCTGGGCGAGGTCTGGGGCAATACAGTGCTCAACACCCCGGTGGCTGGTCGCTATGAGAATCTCCTTACGGGAGAGCAACTGGATTCCAGTGACAGCCATGGGCTGCCCATGGCGGAAATCTTTGCCCACTTCCCGCTGGCCCTGTTACGGCACCAGACCGTCTGA
- a CDS encoding AI-2E family transporter, with translation MGDDGHPGPVEVRYERRRFDPVRVAVVGLFLLAVFYTLYFARSLLLPVALAILFSLVLSPAVRGLRRAGIAPPIGAAVIVLLLVLSVGLGAYSLVDPATRWLQHAPQTLHSLEVKIRKLKKPVERVQAATQQVSSMAQVENGRKPMPVVIQETGFSKTVLASTQNLLFNGVTALILLYFLLASGDTFLRKLVHVLPRFRDKVRAVDMAHAIEQEVSHYLFTITYINAGLGLATALAMFLLGMPNPALWGGMVALLNFIPYLGASVNLVVLTLVAILSFDSLAHAALVPITFLSLATLEGQIVTPLVLGQRLTLNPVIIFLALMLWGWMWGIPGMLIAVPFLVVLKIVANRIPALAPLAEFLNR, from the coding sequence ATGGGGGATGACGGACATCCTGGCCCAGTTGAGGTCCGTTATGAAAGGCGGCGCTTTGATCCAGTGCGCGTTGCGGTGGTCGGTCTCTTCCTGCTGGCGGTTTTCTATACCCTGTATTTTGCGCGTTCCCTGCTGTTGCCAGTAGCGCTTGCGATCCTGTTTTCGCTGGTGTTGTCCCCGGCGGTGCGTGGTCTGCGGAGAGCTGGTATCGCACCACCGATCGGGGCAGCGGTGATCGTGCTGCTGCTGGTGCTGAGCGTCGGGCTCGGGGCTTATTCACTGGTCGACCCGGCAACACGCTGGCTGCAGCACGCGCCACAGACCCTGCATAGTCTGGAGGTCAAGATCCGCAAGCTCAAGAAGCCAGTGGAGCGGGTGCAGGCGGCAACGCAGCAGGTTTCCAGCATGGCTCAGGTGGAAAATGGCAGGAAACCCATGCCCGTCGTCATTCAGGAAACGGGGTTTTCAAAGACCGTACTGGCCAGTACCCAGAACCTGCTGTTCAATGGCGTGACGGCGTTGATTCTCCTGTATTTCCTGCTGGCCTCGGGTGACACTTTCCTGCGCAAGCTGGTACATGTGCTACCACGCTTCAGGGACAAGGTGCGCGCTGTTGACATGGCGCATGCCATCGAGCAGGAAGTCTCTCACTACCTGTTCACCATCACCTATATCAATGCCGGACTGGGGCTGGCCACGGCGCTTGCCATGTTCCTGCTGGGGATGCCCAATCCCGCGCTCTGGGGAGGCATGGTGGCCCTGCTGAATTTCATCCCCTATCTCGGTGCGAGCGTCAACCTGGTGGTGCTCACGCTGGTAGCCATCCTGTCCTTTGACAGTCTGGCTCATGCAGCCCTGGTGCCCATCACCTTCCTGAGTCTGGCCACCCTGGAGGGTCAGATTGTGACGCCGCTGGTGCTTGGGCAGCGGCTGACACTCAACCCGGTCATCATCTTTCTCGCCCTGATGCTCTGGGGCTGGATGTGGGGCATTCCCGGCATGCTGATCGCCGTGCCCTTCCTCGTCGTGCTGAAGATCGTTGCCAACCGGATTCCGGCGCTGGCACCCCTGGCGGAGTTCCTCAACCGCTAG